The sequence below is a genomic window from Halodesulfovibrio sp. MK-HDV.
TAGCATGTTCCATAAAAAAAAACGGCTCTGTTTATACAGAGCCGTTTTTGTGTGTACTGGTCACACTGAAGATAGTGTGTGGCGTATTTTGAGTTATGGCATTGTGGCTAAATGGCAACAGGCTCTACGACCCGGTGCAATTTCGGTATCTACCGGAGCTGCCTTTCGGCATATGTCCATGACATGCGGACAACGCGGATGGAAATGGCAACCGGACGGCGGATCCAATGGTGAAGGAATTTCACCTTCCAGCGGGCTGAAATCAACGCCGCGGCGGTCAAGACGCGGTACTTCTTCCAGCAATGCCTGAGTGTATGGGTGGAATGGACTGCTGAAAATGTCATCCACAGATGCAACTTCAACAACGCGCCCGAGATACATAACCGCAATTCTGTCGGAGATGTGCTCAACCACACCCAGATCATGACTGATGAACAGACATGTCAGGTTCAGCTCATTACGTAGATCCATAAAGAGGTTAAGAATCTGTGCCTGAATGGACACGTCCAATGCTGCTACAGACTCATCGCAAACAAGGCATTCCGGCTGCACAGCCATAGCGCGGGCAATGCCGATACGCTGGCGCTGGCCACCGGAAAACTGGTGCGGGTAACGATGCGTGTATGATGGATCAAGTCCGCAGCGAAGCATCACTTTTTCAAGGTAGCCATCAAGTTCGGAAGAGGTGGTCAGCTTATGATACAGCGGAGCCTCACCAATAATATTGCGGACACGCTTACGCGGGTTAAGTGATGCAAACGGGTCCTGAAAGATCATCTGCACGTTAATATTGTACTCTTTAAGGTCTTGACCCTTCAGAGTATCAACATCCTGCCCTTTGTAATAAATTTTACCTTCACTGCGCGGAAGAATGCCGCACAGCATACGCCCCAGAGTGGATTTACCACAGCCGGATTCTCCTACAAGACCGAGCACTTCGCCCGGCATAACAGAGAGATTTACTGAATCAACTGCCTGTACCCGTTCCTCACGCAAGTTGGAACCAAGGGAACGGGCAATACGTCCGGCTAAGTCGAGCTTTTTAACAAAAACGCGGCTTAGTCCTTCACATCGAAGATAAGGTGTATTGTTATCGTTCATATACGTTTCCGTTGCATGGATTACAGGTTTGGGTGGAAACAGCAGACACGACGGCCGTCGCTTATTTCTGTCACAGGCGGTTCACATAAGCATATATCTGTCGCTTTAGGACATCGCATGCGGAAGGAACAGCCATCCGGCAAATTGATAAGAGAAGGCGTCATACCCGGAATCTGGTAGAGCGGTTCACCGCGATGGTTACGGCTCGGCACAGATCCGACAAGACCTTCGGTGTATGGATGCAGTGGTTTATCGAGAACAGCTTCAACAGTGCCTTCTTCGATAATTTTGCCTGCGTACATAACAGCGACACGGTTTGCCAGACCGGCAATTACAGTAAGGTCGTGCGTAATCCACATGAGAGACATGCCTGTTTTGCGGCAAAGCTGCTGCATCTCAGACAAAATCTGACTCTGAATTGTTACGTCCAGCGCGGTTGTCGGTTCGTCCGCAATAATGAGATCAGGACGGTTTACCAAACCTGTTGCAATGGCAACACGCTGGCGCATACCGCCGGAGAACTGATGTGGGTAGGCTTTAATCCGTTCTTCAGGAGATGGAATACTCACCATTGCCAGCGCTTCAATTGCACGTTTGCGTGCTTCTGCTTTGCTGACTTTTTTATGTGCCCGTACTGCTTCGATCATCTGGGTATCGATGCGCAGAACCGGGTTCAGCGTCATCATCGGGTCCTGAAAGATCATAGCAACTTCGTTTCCGCGGAAATTGCGCCATTCTTCAACCGACTGCGTTAACAGTTCACGACCTTTGAATTTGATCGACCCGCCAACAACGCGCCCGGGTTCATCCACAAGTCCCATAATGGAAAAGCCTGTTACGGATTTACCACTGCCGGATTCGCCGACAATACCCACAACTTCACCCTTATCGATATGGAGGGAAATGCCGTTAACGGCTTTTGCCACACCGGCGCGCGTGAAGAAGTGTGTTTTAAGGTGCTTGATTTCAAGAAGTGGAGTGCTCATCGTTTCAACCTCGGGTTCAGAACGTCACGTAATCTGTCACCAACAAGGTTGATGCTTACAATAAGGATAAGCAGGGCAACGCCCGGGTAGAAGCTGATCCAGTAGTATCCACTCTGTAGGTATTTAAAACCGTTGGAGATAAGCAGACCAAGAGATGGCTCGGTAATAGGCATACCAAGACCAAGGAAGGAAAGGGTTGCTTCAAGTGCAATGGCACTCGCTACTTTTACGGTCGAGATTACAATAAGTTCCGGGGTACAGTTCGGTAATACATGCGAAAACATGATCCTGCGTTGCGGTAAAGCAAGGCATTTTGCTGCTTCAACATATTCTTTGCTGCGCTCAACAAGTACGTTGGAGCGAATGGCACGGGCATAATACGCCCACTGAACCAGAATCAGAGCAAGGATGATTTTATCAACCCCCTTACCGAGAATCGCCAGCAGGATAAGTGCCACAAGAATTGCCGGAAAGCTGAGCTGTAAGTCAACAATACGCATGATGACGGAATCTGTTTTACCACCCACATAAGCAGCCCACAGTCCGATAACTGCACCGATAACCAGAG
It includes:
- a CDS encoding ABC transporter permease, which gives rise to MAENITEAIAVAPAVQNESLFLEAVKEFFENRVAALGLVILIVMIGVALFAPYIAPQNPYDLMSIDIMDGKLAPGSTSFDDSMSFWLGTDSQGRDMYSSILYGLRISLGVGVVSTLVALVIGAVIGLWAAYVGGKTDSVIMRIVDLQLSFPAILVALILLAILGKGVDKIILALILVQWAYYARAIRSNVLVERSKEYVEAAKCLALPQRRIMFSHVLPNCTPELIVISTVKVASAIALEATLSFLGLGMPITEPSLGLLISNGFKYLQSGYYWISFYPGVALLILIVSINLVGDRLRDVLNPRLKR
- a CDS encoding ABC transporter ATP-binding protein codes for the protein MNDNNTPYLRCEGLSRVFVKKLDLAGRIARSLGSNLREERVQAVDSVNLSVMPGEVLGLVGESGCGKSTLGRMLCGILPRSEGKIYYKGQDVDTLKGQDLKEYNINVQMIFQDPFASLNPRKRVRNIIGEAPLYHKLTTSSELDGYLEKVMLRCGLDPSYTHRYPHQFSGGQRQRIGIARAMAVQPECLVCDESVAALDVSIQAQILNLFMDLRNELNLTCLFISHDLGVVEHISDRIAVMYLGRVVEVASVDDIFSSPFHPYTQALLEEVPRLDRRGVDFSPLEGEIPSPLDPPSGCHFHPRCPHVMDICRKAAPVDTEIAPGRRACCHLATMP
- a CDS encoding ABC transporter ATP-binding protein, encoding MSTPLLEIKHLKTHFFTRAGVAKAVNGISLHIDKGEVVGIVGESGSGKSVTGFSIMGLVDEPGRVVGGSIKFKGRELLTQSVEEWRNFRGNEVAMIFQDPMMTLNPVLRIDTQMIEAVRAHKKVSKAEARKRAIEALAMVSIPSPEERIKAYPHQFSGGMRQRVAIATGLVNRPDLIIADEPTTALDVTIQSQILSEMQQLCRKTGMSLMWITHDLTVIAGLANRVAVMYAGKIIEEGTVEAVLDKPLHPYTEGLVGSVPSRNHRGEPLYQIPGMTPSLINLPDGCSFRMRCPKATDICLCEPPVTEISDGRRVCCFHPNL